AAGTCTAGGAAGAATTCTAGCAATCTGTACACTATTGCTATGGTTTCCAATAAGAGGCATCTAAAGATCCACTTGCAAGATTCATAACTAGACATTGCTTCTTATGTCCTGTATTTGAAGATTGTGGACTCTAGTGCAAAATCAGGGCCCCAATTATAATGCTTCATTTATTGTACTGGCCTCCATATATTGGGAAGAGAGACTTTATGGGCCTCCTAAGGCTCCAGGCCACTCTCCTCACCCCCTGTACTTACACCCCTGTATACCACTAGTCATTCATAGTCAGTCTTCTAtagttaaaataatttaaaatgtatataaataattttaaaataatttataataatTTAATTTAAAATGGCAGACACCAGACGGAAACCAAACTGACCCCATTAAAGTGAACGGAGTCTGATGGGCTCTGATGGTGTCCCTCATGCAGTGGACCGGTAGACTCTGGTTTCCACTGCTGACCGGAATCTGCAGCAAGGCCATGAACAGAGACCTTGACCTTTGTACTTTTAGGCTACACTATTATTACTCTAAAGACCAAATTTAGAAGGGACTTGGTAACTGAGCAGCAATGTCGAGAGTATTAATAATTTCACTTGTTTTACTTTCTGTATAACAATAAGAGCCAAACAAGAGCCATCTCAGAAATTCCGAAGACATTCCCGAGACGCTCCGGCTTACTGAAGCAGATGAAACCTTGACTCCAGTGATTCAACAATTTGCACAAGTTGGAATAtgaattccataaaaaaaaaactaaatatttaggtTTCCTACTGAGTCTGTAGGTTAAAAAATATTAGCTATTAGTGGATGTAAACTAGAAAATTGACTTGAAAGTCACCTGGACATCATATGCAGTGATGGTGTCTTCCACACTGGGGCGGTCACCTGGCTTTAGAGCTTTGGCATAGATAGACATAAATCTACATGTATTACACTTCCACAGGTATGTACATTAGATACCTATGGAAGTGTAACTAGACATATTCTCTTAGATCTGTCAAAAAATCGATCAGTTTGGTTTTATGTCCGTAAGTCTTGATGAGCGCTTTGAATTCTATGTACTTCAGAGATGGGCATACATTGGTAGATAACTTTAGTGGGAAATCATGGCACTTTAATAGTTCTGTAAAGGTTTGGGTCATAGatctccactagagatgagcaacatATCTATGTAATCAACAATAAACAGTAATACAGAACACTGACATAACCTGTAATACTTGCAAATCACAATGTGCATgagacccctgaggaagtcgccttTTGGgagcgacggaacgcgtgggggtTTTGTGGCCCCGTCCTCTCACTGACCTTTTACATCTGGTCTAGTCCTCCATCTTTTGAACGCTTGTCTCATGCACATTGTGATTTGCAAGTATTACAGGTTATGTCAGTGTTTTGTACTACTGTTTATTGTTGATTACATAGATATGTTGCTGCATAGCTTGTATGTTTATGATGTATAACAGCTTTACATGTATAGTGTGACGCATTATTCAATACAATAGGACGGGTGCCTGTTTCtaggagagggggttcatggcccctccctaggTGAGTGCTTGGGCTTATACTTCTAGCCCATAATTTCAAatggttttattctttttttttcttccttccctcTTTTTTGTATAGTTATATACTTGgtgtatatttaataaaattgGTATATTTATTCAACATTTGTGTGTTGGTGTGCTGATGCATATTCAGTGTTTCCCCTTTCTTTTTTATTGTTATCatcactgatgacaacagtacttaccttgtcccggtccGTGGCAGGGTTCTGCGGTATCTTCGCTCCGGGCACCGGCTTGGGGCACAAGCggagcttaaaggagaactccagaatataaaaattgtccctcatactgctggcagtaaaaaaataaagatgtacataccttccttggtTCCCCTTgggcctccggtaactggctccggcctccgctgcgatcctcttcctggttgctggtggtcggcgagtcatactgcgctcagccaatcaccggccgcagcgaagtcccgactcgtccggcgataggctgagcggcagtgtgacgttttcggccccggcagcaggtgccgctgtagtgaaggattttgtgtcttgaagcgttctcacactgccgctcagcctatcgacggccgagtcggacttcactgtatgactcgccgaccatcagcaaccaggaagaggatcgtggcggagaccagagccggttaccggaggcaccgggggagcgaaagaaggtatgtacatctttatttttttttctgccggcagtatggaggacaatttttatattcttgagttctcctttaatgactTAACCGCTGCTGCCTGGGACCCTGCAGAAAGCAGCAGCGGCTCGggacatgggcggagcttagtgatgtcaccgctgctgctctctgctgggtcccggtatTGGGAACAGCAGCGGTTACGTCATTAAGCTCCGCTCGTGCCTCACTCTGGTGCAGGAGTGAAGATActggagaagattaccggagatccctgccacggaccgggacaaggtaagtaccgttgtcatcagtgtcacctgcactacttgtctgtaccgacaggttagtgcaggtgacactggttacAGATTTCCtgtaataaaaatatgaaaataaatgaaataactCTGCAATTCaatttaacccctgaaggacataggacgtaaatgtacatcatggtgccctAGTAAACTGTGATGTACATTTACCTCATGCGTGATGTACATTTACCTCATGCACAACCATCAGCCAGGCACCAGACGGGACCTCACTACTAATTGCAGACACCAGAAtcacactgatgtctgccattaaccctttagatgccctgATCAATGCTGATAATGGCATTTAAAGCAGTTGGGGGCTTTGGAGACACTCATTGGACCACCTTTAGAGCAATCTTGGGTGCCCAATGGGCAAAGATTGCAGCTGGAGGTCTCTTAACATACTCCATGCCACTCCCTGAGGGATCTTCTTGTATAGTCTGCCATTGTCAGGGCTGTACATGTAGATTGCTGATATTACTGCTCACAGCTATTGCCATTGCCTAGCACTAAACAGTAAAAGCAATCGAAAGAGACCTATTCTAAGAAAACGTTACACTtctatttttataattaatatgttaatgtttattaaaagtttaataaaaactaTATCGATATAAATCACGATAGTCTCTGCATAAGCTAATGGGCCAAAATTGGCCGGCCAGTAGTCTATCCCTCTTATATTTTTCCTTCAATGGATTGTtcacctgggagttgtagctttacaacagctggaggcacactgtttggaaaaacactgttctaataCTTGGGGATATTTCTGATCCAGACGACAGAGATGTTGATAaagtttattatatttgtataattAAAGATAAAATGTTAGATTCCATTTTAAGAAAGGTGAGAGAATAAAAAGATACACGTGTCATCTCATCCTACGAGTCTGGTTAGAATTAATAGTAATTATCCTCCTATAGCCACAAGTAAAGAAGGAGCAGAGGAGGATTTGCAGCCGCTTGTATAAACCTAAAGAGCTTCCAAGGTTCTTTCAGCCTTGATTTTTAGCAGAGGGTAGAACCTATTTATAACCATGGCATTATTTGTTGGCAGTGAACGTCTTGTTTAGAACATAATTCAGAGTAATGAAGACTCCATAGCACTCCGGAGCCGCTGCCGCTTTGCGTTACTATTTATCCTGTCGCTATCATTTATCTAAATGCATGGTAACAAGATGGCAGTCCTGTGAAAGATGCAGACGACTATGTTAAGATGGATGATTATATGTTATAcggttctctcttttttttttttttttttttttcaggaagcCCCAATTAAAAAGAAGAGGCcaaaggtaaaggaggaagatctGAAGGGAGCTAAAGATAAGCTGGGGAAGCAAACACCCATCAAATCCAAGACATACCAAGTAATGAAGGAATGTGGTGAGTACGGACCATGTGTACATCACTGTACGGATAGAACAGTCCTCACATCATATAGTGTTAGATCCAGACTAAACATCAAGGACCTGGTGTGATCAGTGGCCAATCCTACACTCTGAGCCCTTATTAaaatagtacctgtcaccaaactaactgTCTTAAACTAACTCacactatgttccctaactatacctaacaccccccaccccagcaattttttttttaagagctttaaaaGGGAACTCTgtctctaagacatcttatcggcacac
The sequence above is a segment of the Hyla sarda isolate aHylSar1 chromosome 6, aHylSar1.hap1, whole genome shotgun sequence genome. Coding sequences within it:
- the STIMATE gene encoding store-operated calcium entry regulator STIMATE isoform X5, with translation MEAPIKKKRPKVKEEDLKGAKDKLGKQTPIKSKTYQVMKECEQAGCPAPSVFSQVRTGTETAFDKDKEAPAKSVFG
- the STIMATE gene encoding store-operated calcium entry regulator STIMATE isoform X4, with product MQLKEAPIKKKRPKVKEEDLKGAKDKLGKQTPIKSKTYQVMKECEQAGCPAPSVFSQVRTGTETAFDKDKEAPAKSVFG